One Lacunisphaera limnophila DNA window includes the following coding sequences:
- a CDS encoding lactonase family protein — protein sequence MPLATSLLIFLGTYTPAGGESRGIYSVRLDPVSGHLSEPVLVAATPNPTFLAWHPDGRTLYALSESGTVDGKAGGALAAFRYDAATGSLSPLNTEATGGIGLAHVAVDASGRTAAVISYNGGYTAAFPLLADGRLGARTSLIPHTGPLGPHAQRQDKPHPHSITYSPDNRFVYVCDLGLDRVFHYRLDPAAATLTPAGTTATAPGAGPRHSKFSADGRFLYVINELNGTIGVFAAEPASGALTPVQAIGTLPADFTGTSICAEIRLSPDGRFVYGSNRGHDSLVVFARDAAAGTLTLVEIVPTGGKHPRNFNLSPDGRWLVCGNRDSNNVTVFAVNPASGRLTRTAQTLSAPQAVCVLFAP from the coding sequence ATGCCCCTCGCCACGAGCCTCCTGATCTTTCTCGGCACCTACACCCCCGCTGGCGGCGAAAGCCGCGGCATCTACTCGGTCCGCCTCGACCCCGTCAGCGGCCACCTCAGCGAGCCCGTGCTCGTGGCCGCGACCCCGAACCCGACCTTCCTCGCCTGGCATCCGGACGGCCGCACCCTCTACGCCCTGAGTGAAAGCGGCACCGTGGACGGCAAGGCCGGCGGCGCCCTCGCCGCCTTCCGCTACGACGCCGCCACCGGCTCGCTCAGCCCGCTCAACACCGAGGCCACCGGCGGCATCGGGCTCGCCCACGTCGCGGTGGATGCCTCCGGCCGCACCGCCGCCGTCATCAGCTACAACGGCGGCTACACCGCCGCCTTCCCGCTCCTCGCCGACGGCCGGCTCGGCGCCCGCACCAGCCTCATTCCCCACACCGGCCCGCTCGGCCCCCACGCGCAGCGCCAGGACAAACCCCACCCGCACTCGATCACCTATTCCCCCGACAATCGGTTCGTCTACGTCTGCGATCTCGGCCTCGACCGCGTGTTCCATTACCGCCTCGATCCCGCCGCCGCCACGCTGACGCCGGCCGGGACCACGGCCACCGCGCCCGGCGCTGGCCCGCGGCACAGTAAGTTCTCCGCCGACGGCCGCTTCCTCTACGTGATCAACGAGCTCAACGGCACCATCGGGGTCTTCGCCGCTGAGCCCGCGAGCGGGGCCCTCACGCCCGTGCAAGCGATCGGCACCCTGCCCGCGGATTTCACCGGCACGAGCATCTGCGCCGAGATCCGTCTCAGCCCCGACGGGCGCTTCGTCTACGGGTCAAACCGCGGACACGACAGCCTCGTCGTCTTCGCCCGCGATGCGGCGGCCGGCACCCTCACCCTTGTCGAGATCGTGCCCACCGGCGGCAAGCATCCCCGCAATTTCAACCTGTCCCCCGATGGCCGCTGGCTGGTCTGCGGCAACCGCGACAGCAACAACGTCACGGTCTTCGCGGTCAATCCCGCCTCCGGCCGCCTGACCCGCACCGCCCAGACGCTGTCCGCCCCACAGGCCGTCTGCGTGCTCTTCGCCCCCTGA